Proteins encoded by one window of Synergistaceae bacterium:
- the mnmE gene encoding tRNA uridine-5-carboxymethylaminomethyl(34) synthesis GTPase MnmE: MASTDTIAAISTALGQGGIAVVRISGSDAVFVAHKLLRRREFPEAGRMFLTWLLDSDGSFLDRVMAVVFKAPHSYTWEDVVEIHTHGGSFIARKCLELAIANGARLAEPGEFTRRAFINGRIDLTQTEGVLSVIRARSDEALKAAARTMTGDLSLSLLYIRENIRDLQASLEVQLDFPEGESVGVDVEAELRCILDAFLEVEAKCEAGTILREGVRVVIAGKPNAGKSSLLNALLGRNRAIVTDIPGTTRDIIEEGIIINGVPVRLVDTAGLRETDSVIEAEGVRLALEAMNEGDICLYVVDSSRELSDEDRNYLRELEGRKALAVLNKADLHCMIDAESIALPKVSVSAKNRTGLDELKAWLYDAACGEAAVSEGLNVSVNQLAEIRSARRAVSDALECESEDITAGLLNSARHSIMRVLGFEAGDDLIDAIFSRFCVGK; encoded by the coding sequence TTGGCTAGCACTGACACGATAGCGGCAATATCGACGGCATTGGGGCAGGGAGGAATCGCAGTTGTGCGCATCTCCGGCTCTGATGCCGTTTTTGTTGCCCACAAACTTTTGAGGCGCAGAGAGTTTCCCGAAGCAGGAAGAATGTTCCTCACGTGGCTTCTTGATTCTGACGGGAGCTTTCTTGACCGTGTGATGGCGGTAGTGTTCAAAGCTCCTCACAGCTACACGTGGGAAGATGTCGTAGAGATTCACACGCACGGAGGGAGCTTCATTGCCCGCAAGTGCCTCGAACTCGCCATAGCGAACGGTGCGCGACTTGCCGAGCCCGGAGAGTTCACGCGAAGAGCATTCATCAACGGCCGCATAGACCTTACGCAGACAGAAGGAGTGCTGAGCGTGATTCGTGCCAGAAGCGACGAGGCACTGAAAGCCGCCGCACGAACGATGACGGGTGATTTGTCGCTGTCTCTGCTGTACATCCGCGAGAACATCAGAGACCTTCAGGCAAGCCTTGAGGTTCAGCTGGATTTTCCCGAAGGAGAGAGTGTAGGTGTGGACGTTGAGGCAGAGCTTCGCTGCATTCTGGATGCTTTCCTTGAGGTTGAGGCAAAGTGCGAGGCTGGGACGATTCTCCGTGAAGGCGTGCGCGTCGTCATCGCAGGCAAGCCCAACGCCGGCAAATCATCGCTGCTGAATGCTCTGCTCGGGCGCAACCGTGCAATAGTTACGGACATTCCCGGCACAACCCGCGACATCATCGAGGAGGGAATAATCATCAACGGAGTTCCCGTCCGGCTTGTCGACACAGCAGGCCTCAGGGAGACGGACAGCGTCATTGAGGCTGAGGGGGTGAGGCTTGCGCTCGAAGCAATGAATGAGGGTGATATTTGCCTGTACGTCGTTGATTCGTCGCGTGAACTTTCGGACGAAGACAGAAACTATCTGCGTGAACTTGAAGGCAGGAAGGCTCTTGCTGTTCTGAACAAAGCCGATTTACATTGTATGATTGACGCAGAAAGCATTGCTCTCCCGAAAGTTTCTGTGTCGGCAAAGAACCGCACCGGCCTCGATGAACTAAAAGCATGGCTGTACGATGCGGCTTGCGGCGAGGCGGCAGTCTCTGAGGGACTGAACGTCTCGGTGAATCAGCTCGCGGAGATCCGCAGTGCGCGCAGGGCAGTAAGTGATGCCCTCGAGTGTGAGAGTGAGGACATCACTGCGGGACTGCTGAACTCAGCGAGGCATTCCATCATGCGCGTCTTGGGCTTCGAGGCCGGAGATGACCTTATCGACGCTATCTTCAGCAGATTCTGTGTCGGAAAGTGA